A region of the Ferviditalea candida genome:
ATCCGCACGTACTTCGGCTCCTATGATTATCCGCTGCCGGAAATTTGGGTTGAGCCGGGCCGCAGCATGGTTGGCGATGCGGGTACAACGCTTTATACAATCGGCACGTACAAGGACATCCCGGGCGTTCGCAAATATGTCGCCGTCGACGGCGGCATGACCGACAATCCGCGTCCGGCGCTGTACGAGTCCCGTTATGAAGCGATACTGGCCAACCGGGCGGAGGATCAGACCGAAGAAGTGGTTTCGATTGCCGGAAAAGCTTGCGAGAGCGGAGACATGCTGATCTGGGATCTTTCCTTGCCCAAGGCCAATCCGGGAGATTTGCTCGCCGTATCCTGCACCGGAGCCTACAATTATGCGATGGCCAGCAACTATAACCGGATTCGCAGGCCGGCGGTTGTTTTTGTGAAGGATGGACAAGCGGATCTGGTCGTGCGCCGCGAATCCCACGACGATATCGTGGGCAATGACGTTATTCCGGAGAGACTGCAAAAACGCGAGCTTGTCAAATAATAATTTGCAAATTTTCAGGATAGAAGGGAGTTCATCCATTTGAGCAAATATGGAAAAATCGAACTGGAAAAAGGCGGGGAAGTGTTGATCCGCTTTTTCCCGGAAGAAGCGCCGAATACGGTTGCCAATTTTGAAAAGCTGGCCAATTCCGGTTTCTACGACGGGCTGAGCTTTCACCGCGTCATCCCGGGATTTGTCGCACAGGGCGGCTGTCCCGTCGGCAACGGTACCGGCGGAGCCGGGTATGCCATTAAATGCGAAACGGCGACAAACACCAGCAAGCATGAGCGGGGAACGCTCTCGATGGCTCATGCCGGCAGAGACACGGGAAGCAGCCAGTTCTTTATCTGCTATCAGCCGCAGCCTCACCTGAACGGCGTCCATACCGTTTTCGGCCAGGTCGATAAGGGAATGGAGCATGTCGATGCGATCCGCCCCGGCGACAAAATGAAATCCGTAAAAGTGTGGGACGAAGAATGAGCGATTCGCTCCTTTGCATCCAAGTTCTTGCCGTATTTGCTGGACATGTTCGATGCAAATTTGTATAATGTTCACATAGAATTTCCTTCGGGGCAGGGTGGGATTCCCAACCGGCGGTGATCGGTGAAGCTGTTTTAGCTCGCCGTCAGTCCGTGACCCGGCTGCCAAGTGTTGGCGGACGGTGGACCTGGTGCAACTCCGGGACCGACAGTATAGTCTGGATGGGAGAAGGAAAACGCGAACATAAACTTCATTTATTTGTTAATTTTTTCACATGAAGTTGCAGCCGGAAACGGGAATGGCCGAAAACCGTCCCTCTTTCGGTATCATGCTCATCCTCTCCATATCAGCCCCTTTACTATGGTAAAAGGGGCTTTTCTTGTACTTTCCGGCCCGAAACGAGAAGCAATTGTTTGACCAGGGGGGGAGTTTATCAATGCAAGCCATCAACGATGAAACGTATATGCGCCTGGCTTTGCAAATGGCTGAGCAGGTTCAGGGGCAGACTGGCATCAATCCTGCCGTCGGCTG
Encoded here:
- a CDS encoding peptidylprolyl isomerase yields the protein MSKYGKIELEKGGEVLIRFFPEEAPNTVANFEKLANSGFYDGLSFHRVIPGFVAQGGCPVGNGTGGAGYAIKCETATNTSKHERGTLSMAHAGRDTGSSQFFICYQPQPHLNGVHTVFGQVDKGMEHVDAIRPGDKMKSVKVWDEE